The Drosophila suzukii chromosome X, CBGP_Dsuzu_IsoJpt1.0, whole genome shotgun sequence DNA window AAAACTAGTGTACTATAGATTTGCCTTCAATTACATTTACTTAGGTTAAGAGTCAATAATACATGAtaatagaaaaaaacaaaacaaaacacagTGTCTAGAAACGATTAGGGTGATCAAAACAATAACTGATTGTAGGTGGTATCTACTTGGATGCACTCTCGCTGGCCGACTGACCGTCCATGTTGTCGTCGCCCGACTCCGATTCCGGAGCGTTGTCCTTCTCCTCTGCGAGTAGGCGACGGATCTCCCGGTTGGAGTTGAGCAGCTCCCGCAACTGGGACATGATGTCGTCCGTGCGCTGCTCCACGGCGTCCAGGGCGCAACTGAGGGCGTCCAGGCTGTTGTTCACGTCCTCCATCTCTGCAGGGGTCATGCCATTAGTGCCAATCCCGACCAGAATCAGAGGGGCCAGCGAGACTCACCTTGGAGATCCGCCTCCTGGACATTGGTGTTGCCGGAGTCGCCGGACGACGAGGGATCGTGGTTGTTCTTGGGTGACATTTTCCCAGGACTGTTCCCCGAATTTTCCCTGTTTGTATTTTCCAGTGGATTTATTGTCACGGGACGGCTATAAACGCTAGAGATGGTCGATAGTTTTCGAATGGGCCAATCGCTTTGGTTGGAATAATAGGGGGATTCCTGAAATGAAATAGTACTTAATACCTGTTTGTAGATACATTTAACTTGAGGTAGTAGTTCGTGACACGAATAAAGACACGGTGTTTGCCCATCTCTAGTCCGCGATGgatacatagtttggattcCAAACCAACGGTTGTTTTCCATCGAATGGCGACCGGAAGGGCAGCCATCTTTAAATTATAAACGGTTTTCATCCATTGAGCTGGCTTTTTGAAATCTAACAGGTAATACAGATCAGCTTTACACGGTATAAGAATTATAACATTTTTCATTGGCATGTTTATCAATTTAGATTATTAACAATTTGTCAGGCCAAATAAGaaactttaaattttaagCCAAATCTCTGGTTTAAGTATTgaagataaaaaaattttgtcGGTTCCTTTTTCTCGAACAAAACGAAAGATTGGGAAAAATGTATTGCTCAGAACCCGCCGAATAccccttatatttatattagaCCGTGTTGTACTGCTCAAGCCGGCCACACTAGTCAACTGACATAACATAAACCACAACAATCGAAAGATGAACAAATGCCTTAAGTACCAGCCCCGGATATTGCTTTCCCAACTCGGCGTAAGTCCATTGATCCCTCGGCGGATGTCCAGTTCTTCTATTCTTAACTTTCACAGCTGCCACGATGCTATGCCGCCGGTGTACAATCGGAGCCACAGCCCCCAGCCCCACAAAAAAAGGCTGTGGTCGGACTGCCCCACAAACCCGATCCCAAGGCGGTCAAGTGTGACTATATAGGACCGCCGGATGCGCAGTCCAACCTGCGGCCGTATGTGCGGCACTACGACGACGACGAGACGCGGCTGGCGAGGAGTCTGCGGCTGAAGAGAATCGAGGTGGAGGCGTGGAACACCGACTTCTGGACGAGGCACAATAAGCGCTTCTACGAGGTATGTGCTATAGGATCTCGAGATCGAGATCTCATCTGCCGTCTCTTTCTGACGTCCTCTAATCCCGTCCCTTTCGTTTTCGGTGAGCAGGAGAAGGAGGACTTCATCCGGCTGCACAAGGAGAGCGGAACCGAGGAGGTGTCGGCGGACCAGATGAGCCACTTCTACAAGGCGTTCCTCGACAAGAACTGGCGCATTCACATGATGTACAACATCTCGTGGTACCTCAAGAACTTCGACATCCTCACCCTGGCCGGCGCCGTCCAGCTCCAGAGGCTACTCGCGCTGGCCAAGCGGAGAACATAGGTCCAAAATTCCTAGTCCTTATTATTCATTTTGTTTCGCCATTAGTTTCAAATAAAACATCGTGTGTGTAAAATGGTGGCATAAAATTTACTTAACTATTAAAGGGGATGAAAAATACACGTTGCTTGGAGTTAGTTAATGTACTTAAAGGTAATTGCaaaactatttaaataaaataaaataaaaatagatatttatattcttatcggtatatatattcaaagAAGGTTGTACATTTTGCACACGGATACATGTGGGAGAGCAGGGATAGCTCCCCATGTAAAGTATGCGAATATTGAAAGATAACCACTATAATTATGATAATAGTAATGGTAAACAGAGGGGAAAGGCACACACGCATAAAGTCAAGTTTTGGGTCGGCCATCGGGGCGGGGATCGGGGATCGGGGGCGGTCAGTTTGCTCACGATTATTGCAATGGTGATGGAtatggatgtggatgtggaaaTGGtgctaaaacaaaaaaaaataagatgCTCCTGCGGCCGTGGCTGTGTAAGGTAAGGAAAGGGGGTCAGGTCAGGTCAGGTCGGGTCGGGTCAGGTCAGATATACATTACAGGGGCTGTGGTCATGTCCTAGcattaacatttatattaatttttatattctctCTATATAGAAACGATAGCAATCATTCAATTTAAACTATGAAAACACTCTCCACTTCTCCACTTTTCCACTTACGAGCGATATATAGGATACGAATTAGCTACAGTGGGCACATATACATAACTTACAAGGTTCTATGCTCTCCACGAGCATATCTGCATATCTGCACATAGCATATATAATTGTATATATGTACACGGTCTATCGGTCTATACTGCTTAGCAAATCTATCTTGTTGATCAGATATAACAATTCCTGTTCATGTTCACTGGGAGCGACGCGCACGGCGCCGCTTCTTGCGCTTCCTTTGGTCCTCCGGCAGAGGCTCCTCCCGACTCTAGTTCATCCACTTGCGACAGTTGGGCGCTCCGCAGGCACACGGTATCTTGTGCGACTCGTCCTCGATGTCGAACTTGTAGTCGTACGATAGCTAAAGCGGACGATTAAGAAACGCAAGATTAATCGGTGCACCCGTAGGCGATACCATTCACGAAACCACCCACCTCCTCGCCGCGATAGATCTTTCGCTTGGCGAATATTATGATCCGCACGTCGCGATCGACCTCCACGATCTCCGTCACACAATTGGGATTGCACGAGTGGTTGATGTAGCGCGCCAAGCCACCGCTCAGAGTGGCGTCCACCACACGATCCTCATCCAGCCGGAACATGTAGATGCCGCGGTTCTGTGGAAGCAGTCAGGAATTAGTCAGGGATTACAGAGCAACGAACCGGCTGGCAAAACCCACCTTGGACTCGTACTGCTTCTCGCGTATCTCGGAGACCTCGGTGCGGATGACCTCGCCAATGTACTCTATGATCATGGTGTGTTTCTCTATGTCCCGAGCGGCATACAAGCCCAACCCCTGGATCTTGGACCTGGACAAGGAAAATCGTTGAGAAATGGTTAGGTATGGAAGAGATCTTGGTAGCTAACCTGGCCAAGTAGACGTTGTTGCGCCACTCCTGCTTCATCTTTTTGTACTGGGAGCTCTTCGAGTGGACGAACTGCTTGCTGTAGGGACAGGCCACCTCGCCGGCAATAGCTGCCGAGTTGGCCATCCGCTGGGTGCTGCAGCTGCCGGCCGTTCGCTGTGTGTGCGGTTTCCGCCAGACGAGCAGCTGGCGTTGCTTGGGCTCTGTGCGTGCCGCTCCGGACGGATTGATAGCCAGCGGGAACTCCAGCAGCGGGTTGCGGCCGTACTTGAAGCGGTAATCGGTTAGGGTCTCAATGCCCGGCAGACTTTCCAGGATACGCACAATGGCCGGTTCCGTTAGGCCAAACAGATCCTCGCCACTGATGTGCTGCGGGAAAAGCTGCAGCCACTTGTGCACCTTGCGCAGCCGCGTGATCGGCTGCAGGATCTGCTGCCACACCGCTGAGGGTGAACTGTCGCGGAACTCGCGCTCCGGCTCCTTGTCGCCGGCGTCCTGCACCAGGATGCGGAACTCGGGCTTGCAGCCGGCCTCCGCGATGCTGCAAATGTATCGGCACCTACGATTTGGTCGCAGCACGCACCAGTAGTAGCGACTCTGTGGGAGGAATGGAATTAACAGATATTCCAAGTAGTTTGCTGGTTTTATAAGGATACTTACCACCTTATAGCCAATGGGATAGATGTAGTGGGGCGTATGAAAGGCCTCCAGCTGATGGGGAAGCAGCTGACCCACGTTCAGAAACGTCATGTTGCCTACGCGAAGCAGGTTGCTCAGCTCCGAGTAGTGCATGACGGTGGCCACCTGGCGGTTCTCATCCCGATCGACGAACACCCTGCGATGGACGACCAGCGAGCTCAGTTCATTTTCAGCCACAGATCCTGCCGCTCCTCCGCCAGCCGCGGCGCCTGCCCCGGCTCCCATAGCGATGCCGGCATGGGCATGACCATGGGCACTGCAGTGGACGGACTTGTTCTTGTAGAAGACGCACTCTTCGCGAATCGCGCACGGCAGGTGGTACAGGCTGTTGCAGCGCGACTTGAAGCACTTGATGGTGGCGCCCAGTTGGTGGCAGGCACTGCACGACTGGTTCAGTCCCGCCTGCAGAGCCGTCTGGAAGTTCATCAGCGCACCGGACACCGTCTCATAGACGCCGTTGGACCAGAGGGCACAGTTAAGGTGAACCTGGATGGTAAATGGATGGTGTAAATTAGCCTAGGATGCACAACCCTGTTTCTTGCGTTGGTTACTCACCCATTTATCGACATCGAAGTTGAGCAGTCGCGAGGGTCCATCCGCCTGGCCGTCGCCCCGCTGATTGCAGAAAACGCACTGCCGGGTGTCCTCCAGCTGCAGTCCAGTAGCCTCGGTTTCCCAAACTGTATTATTGGCCGGTCCCGTCCCACCAGTTCCCGTTCCTGCCGATCCATCGAACTCCAGTTTGACGGCCATTGAGTCCGTTGCAAAGCAATCGGCACTGAAGCACTTCACGATGCACTTGCGCTGCACGGGGATATTGGTGGGGGTGCCACCAGTGGGTACACCCTGCGTTTGGTCTACTGTCTCGTCCTCTGGTTCTTGTTTGACCACTGTTTCCGCCAGGGCCGTGGAGCTGGTGTTGGATCTGCTGGGCGATTCGCCGGTGGAGAAGGTAGCGGTGGAGCCACCCGCTGGCTGAAGCAGCAGACTAGCCGCCTCCGCCTGACCCTCCTTTCCGGTCCACTTGAATCTCGCAAAGCAGGTGCGATCGCAGAAGTAAACAAACGGTGGTGGAGCAGATTTCCTGGGCAGCAAATCCATTAGTTGGGCCAGCCGGGGCAACTGCTCCTCCAGCGCAGGAACACTGTGCCGGGGAACTCGCAGCCCAGTTGCATGGACAACGTTCCCACAGCTGCGACACAATTTTCGGCGTCCACTGAGGATCTTCCGCAGATGTCCATGACTCACGGTCAGCGGTCGCTTGAAGTCGTTCCGGTGCTTCTCATCGTCTTGATCCATAAATTGGTCCTCCAACTTGTCGCCCGTCTTGTCCTCAATGATCTTGCAAGTGAGGGCGGGCGCCAGGTGCAGCAGATTGGCCAGATCCCGTAGCACGCCGGCAATGTTCTCAGAAGCCGAGGCGGGCAGTGCGAGTATCACATTCTGGTTCTTCTGCTGGTAgttattgttgttattattgcCCAGGGATCCCATGCCCAGCTCCAGTTGCTGTGCCTTGCGCAGTTCCTCGCCACAGGATCGAAGTAGCGGCGACACGGGCACCCGCATGGTCACGGGATCCTCCGGCAACGCGACCGGCGACATCCGTCCGTGGCACCGGCTGTTCCCATTAAGCAGTATTAATCCTGGATAGCGGGTGAGTCGCGGGAAAGCCGCCCacgcagccacaccctcgctttCCACCAGGTCTGTGGTCTCCATATTGCTATCCTTAACGGCACCAATGTGTCGTACCAGGCGCTCGCGAGGATTGCGCTCCATATGCGTGGAGAACTCCTGGTCGTAAAAATCGTTCTGGATGCTAGACATGGGTAGCATCTTATCCGCTCCCGGAGACGCGGATGGCGACGGCGAACGGTTAGCAGCCGATCCTCCCACCAGGCCTCCACTTCCGCCGAAGCGTTCGCTGTCGTACAACGAAGGAATCCCAGGCAGACTCACTCGTCCAAAGCGGCCTAGGATAGCGCCATCACAGTCCTCCAGACCCTCCAAATGCCTGCTCAGCGGCCAGCCTCGAGTTCCCAGAGATCCTCCCTTCATTTTACCTCCACCAGCTGAAGATGATCCGCTGGCCGACGTCGTGGAACTGTTGGAGGAGGGTGAACCACCAGCAGAGGCCTCGTTGCTTCCGATAAGAAAGTGGAAGTTGCGATTCAAGTGCGGCTCCAGAACTTGGAGCGGGTGCATTTGTCGGATGTGGGTGAGGAGCTTTTCGGTAAATGCATCGTGATCCTCCTCCACCTTGGAAAATTTGCGCACTCGCTTCTTGAGCATCGGCGAGGAACCGGCTCCGGGAACGTTCCCAAATCCTCCAAGAGTAACTCCTGCTTGTCCGGTGCTGCTGGTGATCACATGACCAGTGCCTGGTGTCGCCCCCTGGATGTACTGTGTTCCCGGCGGCATTCCTGCCAGTTGGACCATTGCACCTGCTGGCAGCGTACCTGTCATATCCTTAACAGTTCCAGCCGCCTGTCCGGCGTTTAAATTCGTGCGCCTTGGCTTCTGAACCTCCCGTTTGCGGCGCTTTCTTTGGTCCCCCGTCTTGGGCTCAATGGTGGGCACGGGGACGGGCCCTGCACCTTGTCCAGGAATTGATACTGGGATCGTCGAAGCTTGTTGTTGgtggtgctgttgctgctgctgttgctgctggggaTGTACCGCCACATGAAGCTGATGCTGCACTTGCAGGTGCATTTGTGCGGGTATTTGGCCAGGGACGTGCCCAGAGATCTGCCCGGGGATCTGTCCAGCCAGCTGACCCTGCATGGCCGCCTGCATTTGCGCCTGCATCTGTACCTGGCCCTGGCTCTGGTTCTGAATCGGTTGCGCCTCGCCAGGTCCGCCGGGTTTCTTAACATAACTGGCAAGCGTCGAGATGAGCTGTACTTTTTCCGGTCCAGTTTGTCCAGTCGGTGTGGCTGGCAGAGAGGCACCCATGGGAATCTCCACCTGTTGCTGGAGCTGCTTTTCGTCCAGCTGCGGATGCATGGGCAGCTTGCGTTTCTGGGCCTCGCCAGTCTTGAAAGGTATCTTTGTGGCTCCCACACCTCCCTCTATGTGGTTACTATTGCTCCATTGCGCAGACACAACTGTTCCCCCGGTGTGAGATACTCCTCCTGCTACAGTGACTCCCTGCTCTGAATGAGGTGGCGGTTCGGCTTGCTCCGGCAGCGATTCTTCGCCATGCTCCATGGGAAGCGACATGGCTATTGCCTTTGGCTTCATCTGCAGCTCCTTGGGCGCCGCTTGCTTTGTTGATATGGATATGGTCACATTCGATATGGGAGCCGTGGCCAGTTCGTAGGGCGGAGGAGGCAGCAGTTCAGTCGGCTTTGAAGTGGCCTCCGTCACGAGTTTATTGGATGCAACGGGTCCAGAGATAAACGATGTTTCCTTGGACACAATCTGCACTGTCTGCTTGACTTGGTGGGGCATCTgttgcagctgctgctgtGATTGCTGaggttgctgctgctgctgttgcggaggaggtggtggtggtggcggatGGTTTTGGTTCTGATTCTGGATAGTTGCAACCACAACAGGCTGATCCGCTTTCTGCTCTAGCTTTGGTTCTCCTCCCAATCCAGGTGTGGTGATGGCGACAGCCGTAACTGGTGTTCCAGTCACTGAGGCGGTGGCTACCTGCTGGCCTCCACTGGCTACCGTTGTAGTTGTGGTTGAAGTGGCCACCGACTTGCCGCTACTACTACCCGCCGCTTGCGTAGCAGCTGGCACCGGCGGAATCACCGGACGTGCCAGTTGCGCCTCCAAGCTACTGACCTTCCCCATGCTAGGCGCTCGCACATTGATCACCTTGCGGGCGGAGAGAGGTGCCGTCGTGGAAGCGGAGCCAACGTGGGTCGAGGGGAGACTGAGGGTGtgactgctgctgctgttttgAAGCAGTTGCTTTAGCAGTGCGTTATTCGAATCCTCAGTTCCTGAACGTTGATTGTTGATCGGTGTGGCTGTCGCATTTGCTGGAGGGTTGGGTGTACTGGGATTCGAAGCGGTTGAGGTAGGAGTGGCCATCTGAATTTGATTTGCAACCTGATTCTGCACCTGGTTAATAGGCGTCATTGTCGTGTTGGCGTTTAAACGCTTCTCCGGCGTGCTAAGCTCCTCGCTGCGCTCCTGTTCGCTCGACGGAGTAACTGTCGTATCTTTCACGGCGGCCTCCTGTTTGACCAGCAGCTTAGCTTTTGTTTCGCCAGCAATCTCCTCCAGCTTGACCCCTTCAGGGGCCAGACTTACGCTGAGTTTTGCAAGCGTGTTCAGCTGCATTGAAGCTGCAACGGCTGCGGCTGCACCCGAGGTGGCTGATCCAGAGGCTGCAGAAGATCCCGTCTTATCTGCACTCGAATCCTGAACCAGGGCATGGTGCATCTGCAGCGCCGACTGGCTGGCCAACGTGGTGGTGGTGATCATCTTCGGTTTTTGCTGGGCCATCGTCGTCTTGGACAGCACCAGGGATATGTTCTTGTTCTGAATGGAGATGATGGGCCGCGAACCCATCATCGGACTGTTAATGCAGATGGTGCCCGCCGACACGGAGACGGTGGAGGTGGTGGCCAAATCTGAGGCACTCCCTGAAGCCGGCGTCATGGTGAACGTCACGGGTGTACCTGGTCCACTGCCTACAGCGGATATCGTTTGACTTTGGGCAGGCTGCTGCTGCTTGAAAATGTTAAAGCTGGGCGGGCAGTTGAGCGTGTTCTTGTCCAGCGGCTTGATAACAACGCTGTTGATGTTGGCGAACTCCTCTGGGCCAACGCTCGCATCCTGGGACTTGCTCTTGTTGAGGATCTTCTGCAGGTTCTCGGAGTAGGCGGTGATCTTCCGAGGCGCCGGCGAATCTTCTTCCGAATGGGATGCTGCTCCCAAAGCCGAAGCATCCTGAACCATTGCGTAAGTCTGGCTGGGATTGGTGGTGGTGATGGTCACTATGCTGCCGGTGGGCGGGGCCAAGCCACCACCGCTGGTCACTTGAAGCTGCTgaagttgctgctgctgcagctgcagtGACATCTTCTTGCTCACCACCTTGGTGGCCACAATCTTGGTCGCCTGTTTGATCTGCAGACCCGTGAACGCGACAAGGGTGCCGGGATTTTTTGGCACCCGCTTAATGAGTTTGGTGAAGTTGTGATGTGCATGCGGATGGCCGTGCTGGTGCACCTGCTGACCACCGCCCGGCTGCGCGGCACTCATCACAGTGGTCACCTGACCACCTGGCTGCAGCAGCTGCTTACTCTCCACAATCGTGGCTCCTCCGGCAGTGGCCGCTCCACTGGCGCTCATGCGCGGCTTGAGCAGCGGCACCGATATTGTCTTGTTGCCAATGGACACCTTGGCCGTGGTCTGTGTGACCTCCGCCAGCTTCTTGGCGTTGACTACTAGTTGGGTCTTCATCTTGGGGTGCAGATTCACCCGGTTCAGCAGCGTTGTGGTGGGTGTTTGGCTGCCAGTGGCCGTGCTATTGAAGATATTGTAGTTGGTGTGTCCGGGCTTCTGGGTGAGGATCGTGGTGGTGCCGGCTCCACTGACTGCGGTGGCCCCATTGTTGGCATTCAAAATTATGGTGGAGGTGGGTCCAATGGGCGTTCCCGTTTGGTTGCCCGTCCCCGTGGCATTCCCTACGGTCAGAATGTTATCTGCGCCGGTGGCTGGCATCTGCACGTAGTCGAGGTCCGCCGCCTTGCCGGGATTGTCTGCATGATCCTGCCCCGAGCCGCTGGGCTCGATGGAGATGACGGAGgcggtggaggaggaggacgacgcCGACGAGGAGGCGCCCTCCTTTTTGGTAAAGCTGGCGAAGGCTGGTGTTCGGGAAGGAAGAGGGTTAGGTAAACTACACATTGGAGTCACTCTGAACTCACTCTGCTTGTCCGCGTCCTCCGCCTTGATGGCACCCATCTCGGTGCCGGGGCCGAGGTTGCACACTATGATCTGCTGGTCGCGGGCGTCCCAGGCGCCGTCCTCCGACTGGGCATCCTGCGGATCCGGGGCACCTTTCACCTGCGCCTTAACCTGCTGGCCAGCCCGCTGGTAGAGGAGCTGCTGCGGCGGAGCGGCCGACGCTTTGGCGGGCAAACTGGGCGCTGGCACTGGCGTTCCGAAGGCAAGGTCCGTCCTGGCCTTCTTCCGCGAGGGATCCTCCGACGGAATGGCCGGGTCGTCGGCGCCGCTGCGCTTCTGCAGGCTGACCGCATTGAAGGCAGCAGCGGCCACGGATGCTACACGTTCGGGTTTCGCCTTTTCGGCGGCACCAAGCGATGTTGTCACCTTCGGTATATTCATAACAAACACACAAGTGGAAACGCTGGACGCGGGATGCGATGCGCTGCGTTTCGTGGGACGGGAAGGGCGGCGGTCTAGCTAGCTAGGGCTCGCGCGGCctgcttttttttttagcgAACGAAAACATGCAcgattttgtcaaaaaaatttttattttcgtgTATGCAGTAGAGCTGGTACAACAGCCGATATTTCCTCGATACTATCGGTATTTTCGAAAGTCCGGCCACATTGACACTGTAATAGAGCGTACACACCACGGCGATCTTCCTATCGATAACGATAGCAAGGGAAACCGCATAGTAGGTGTCTACACTGAGCAAAGTTGAGCTTCTGCATCTCGCAATAGCTTTTTTTGGGCGCCATATCTACACGGCCAAGGGAGCCCACAAAAATATATCTTGAAAAACAATTCATTTACCTATTTTTACAAAGACAACTGGAAATTAAAAGCGTTTATAGCTTAGCTGCTTATATTCCATCAGACATTTTTTTCCAGACAGTTTTTATTTAGCTTGAGCATCTGTTTGTTGCGCTAGTGAAGAGGTGCTATTGCCGACCGATAGGACAAAATAATCGAATTAATCCTAATTAATGCCACTAGTTTTACCTATCGAATAAGTGGTAACAGTAGTAAATAGTGCTATCAAATGTAGATCTGGCAACGCTGCCCCGTTGATGCAACACATTTTTAGAAAAggaattataaaaataaatagataatcaattaaaacaaaaacccgCCATGCTAAGCCTGAAAACAGTCACACAGCTTTTCAAGCACACCCTGTCAGGTGAGTTGCATAGGTGTTTCCCCTAGCAGCACCAAGGATAATGGACTTCTCCTTAACTTTCAGCAGGCAACATAGCAATTGTCAACACAGCCGGCCTCAAGTATTTCGCCCCGCCCATCAAATACCAGAGTAAGTAGCTGCACATGGAGCATAGTATAATGCAAGAAGTTAACCACATGCCCGGGAACGAAAATCCACAGATGTGGAGCAGCCGGAGCGGCCCAAGCTGAGGATCATGGAGCGCCAGCCGCAGCTGCCGCCAAACATCCGTCCGCCCAAGATGCAGAAGCGCCTCCGCTATATGCGCGGTCCCGAGACGGTGCACAACACCCTGCTCCACAAGCAGTACGCGATCGTGGCCACCGGCGGCGGACGCCTGCGCTGGGGCCACTACGAGATGATGCGCCTGACCATCGGTCGCAAGATGAACGTCAGCACCATGTTCGCAACGTGGCGCGTACCCGCTCCCTGGCAGCCGATCACCAAGAAGGGCCAGGGCCAGCGCATGGGCGGCGGCAAGGGGGCCATCGATCACT harbors:
- the LOC108016782 gene encoding UPF0184 protein CG14818; translated protein: MSPKNNHDPSSSGDSGNTNVQEADLQEMEDVNNSLDALSCALDAVEQRTDDIMSQLRELLNSNREIRRLLAEEKDNAPESESGDDNMDGQSASESASK
- the Coa8 gene encoding COA8 family protein CG14806, mitochondrial, whose product is MNKCLKYQPRILLSQLGLPRCYAAGVQSEPQPPAPQKKAVVGLPHKPDPKAVKCDYIGPPDAQSNLRPYVRHYDDDETRLARSLRLKRIEVEAWNTDFWTRHNKRFYEEKEDFIRLHKESGTEEVSADQMSHFYKAFLDKNWRIHMMYNISWYLKNFDILTLAGAVQLQRLLALAKRRT